gaagagctggtctcagaattaaaaaaaaagaacaatgaaGAGATTATAAAGGAAAAGATGAACAAAACATTTGCACACAGACGACATGAAATCATTAATCAATGTCCAAGTGTGCAAGATATAAAGGAACGATGGCCAGCCCTGTTTCAACCTTCTCAAGTGAGTTGCTATATGTTTAGAGACATAATGTATCTAAAGTCTGTTCTGTAAACTGtttcttaaattaatttgtcattCCATATTTCAGGTGACTGCAGAATTTCAAAGAATAACCACCGTGCAGCTGGAACctaaatttatgtcctcattggaTCTTCACACTCCCAAGCTGCTGACACTGTTTCGTGCCAAAGGAGGAGTACTTGGACAAAGACTGAAAACGGAGATGGAACTACTGAAGGTAAAGTTTATAATGAAGCATGTAAGCCATTTGTTTTCCAAGTTATTCTATGTAAGGCTGCGTGGAAtctgttaaagggttagttcacccaaaaattcaatTTCTGTTAAGTACTCACCCTCTTGTCGTCCCAAACCCGTGAGACCTTCAtttgtcttcagaacacaaattaagatatttttaatgaaatccaagGGTATCTGATCCACACATAGGCAGCAACGACATTGCACCTTTTAAGGTCCAGAAAGGTActaaagacattgttaaaaccATTGACGTGACTATAGTCGTTCAACCTTAATATTATGAAgcgacaagaatactttttatgcgcaaaaacaaaacaaaaataatgactttattcaacaaattCCTGTCTCCTGTCATATGCTATGCTATTTTCGTTGCAGAGCTTCAGTGTTTATGTCTGAACATGGGCTCAATATTGGCCGGCTCCAATACTGAGCTACCATTCGGACGTAAACACTGAAGCTCTGCAACGAAAATTGGGACGACGTGGGTGAGTACTTAATGatagaaatgtcatttttgcgTGAATTAACCCTTCAATCTTgttttcttcagtaaatttaAAGGGATccaaaaagcattattttacacatattttacatATCTAAAAGGCGCTGTTTAGTTTTGGTTGATtttgattggttagctggcccagtgtgttgCGACTGTTtagagcagtggttcccaaGCACGTTCCTGGAGGCCCCACAACAGTGTACAatttgcatgtctcctttgtCTGACACACCCACATCAGGTCTTGGAGTtgctactaatgagctgatgaactgaatcaggtgtgtttgattgagGAGACATTCAAAATGTGCACTGCTGGGGGGCCTCCAGGAAtgtggttgggaaccactggatTAGAGCATGTTCGGTAAATGTCACGTCCCTTACCATAACAGCAAGCTCTAgtcacatttaaatattaaggaTGGCATCAAtttcaaacaaattcaagcCTGATTCAAACTAAAGAATGTTAACAAACAAGAGGATTGTGCAGAACAGATTCCATGCACACTTTGCAAGCAGATTTCACAATCACCTATTGACATTATTGCACCACTATTTTACACCACTAAATTAAAGAAACCAAGGAGGAGatatcattaatttatttatttcttttaggaTGAGCATTGTTCTGTTGATATGAAAAGAGAGGTGGTCATCCGCTGCATGACTGAATTCCTTGGGGAACATGCAGGAGATCTCATCAAAGAATTCAACGTATGCCATCTTAATTTTAATATACCAGATGTGTGAATTTAAATCAATTATTGTTGGTTACTTAACCATAATATTGTTGATTGGACTTAACTTGTTTGATCAGTATTGTAAGATACAAATAGAGTTTCAGATTTTCTCTTTTGATCAGTATTTCTTAGGTTTTGGGTCTCACTGCTGTTTATGGTTGCAGGACAATGAAGAACTGACAGGAATTGAACCGCTTGTGATGGCAGTAATTGTGACCAGGACAGGAGCTTCAAGTGACAGTCCAAAGGACACTGGAATTGTTATCGAGGGCGTGAAAGTCCTCAAAGGCCTTGAAGGTGTTCCCAGGGCTTGCTGTGTCCTTCTTGGTTTGACCTATGCATTGAATCTCCATTATCCCAAGCATCTAAAGTATACCTTTGAGGTATTTCAGAAACTTCTCCTGGAGCTGGATGCTTCAAAGCTGTCAAACAGAGTCCAGTCCCTCAGATCTAAACTGCTGTCTTAAAACAGATTTGAAGCATCAAGCTTATTTTAAGTCCAATTGCAAAAGTTTGCACTGCTGTTTTAAACTGAGAATGTTATTCGTTTAACTAAATTCCAGTTGTTCAAATCTACAATGTTTTGAGGTGAGATTGTTATTCGTTTAACTAAGTCCAGTTGATAAAATCTATAGGCTGTTTTAAAATGAGATTATTAGTGTAATCTTTTCTGTGGTTCAATGTTGCCGAAAAAGTCacactttcttttgttttgaaaacatGGAAAccttgttttttatatttattttattttaaacaatgcaACTGCATTGTGTATTTTGAACAGTTTGTGCCTAAAAAGAGACAAATTTGCACTTTTTGAATTGATATGCCTTAATGTAATTGGAAAAAAAGATGCAGTTCTGTTGGTAAAGAATAGTGAATGTTCACATTGATAATTctaataaatgctatttttgtgACCTTGTTGGCAATAAAAGGAGTTTGTAATTCATCTTTGATGTCTATGTCTGTTATACCTACAAtcagatttaattaaattattttaattaatccactcattaaaaatgataataccAACTTAATTTTGTGTTAAATCAAATCAATTCCATTAAGTAGTATTCATTAGCATAGTGGGGTTTTTTGTCCAaggaaaccaatatttttgtttaaattttacttaattattttgtgTGATTTACTTGCAGttactcattttgaatggttGATTTGGAAGGAGCTCATTTGATTAATTCCAACTCAATTCTTAAGTgttgttgaatttaattaataacattgcttgtaatctgttgccacaattttattgagtagaTATAGggtattattttttacagtgtaaagagatgggtctttaatcttgatttaaactgacagagtgtgtctgcctcccgaacagtgttaggtagattgttccagagtttgggtgctaaataggaataggatctgccgcctgcagtcgattttgatattctaggtattatcaaacggccagagttttgagaacgcattggccgtggaggactataatgtgataagagctcgctcaagtactgcggagctaaaccattcagggctttataagtaattaacaagattttaaaatctatccgatgtttgatagggagccagtgcagtgttgacagaaccgggctaatatggtcatatttcctggttctagtaaggactctagctgctgcattttggactaactgtagtttgttgatcaagcgtgcagaacaaccacccaataaagcattacaatagtctaaccttgaggtcataaacgcatgaattaacatttctgcatttgaccttgagagcattggtcgcaatttagatatgcttttgagatgaaaaaatgcagttttacagatgctagaaacatggctttcaaatgaaagattgctatcaaacagcacacctagtttcctgactgatgaagaaaacttgacagagcagccgtcaagtgttagataatgttctaagttattacatgtggtgtttttaggtccgataattaacacctctgctttttcagaatttagcagtaaaaaattactcgtcatccagttttttatatcgactatgcattccgttaggttctcaatttggtgtgtttcaccagcataacagtgaaagctaacaccatgtctcctgataatatctcctaagggtaacatgtaaagcgtgaaaagtaacggccctagtactgagccttgaggtactccatactgcacttgtgatcgatatgatacctcttcattcactgctacgaactgatggcggtcagataagtaggatttgaaccatgctaaggcgcttccactaatgccaacaaagttttctagtctattcaaaagaatgttgtggtcgatagtgtcaaacgcagcgctaagatccagtagaactaataaagagatacaaccacgatcagatgatagaagcaggtcatttgtaactctaatgagagcagtctcagtactatgatacgatctaaatcctgactggaattcctcacagatatcattttctctaggaaggaatataattgtgaggatactacctttctagtatctttgacagaaaagggagatttgagatcggtctgtaattaactagatctttggggtcaagttgtggtttttaatgagaggcttaataacagccaatttgaaggttttggggacatatcctaattacaatgatgaattaataatagccaaaagaggatctatgacttctggaagcagctcttttagtagtttagatgaaTACGTCACGAGAGGGAGTCGTGTGCCGCGCGCTGCTGGTATTCAGTATTTTTCTTTCGGTAGAATATGTTTTGTgcatctatatctatataaatatatatatatatatatatatatatatttgttaattaacagctgcaatgttgtgtttttggttgGATATTAATAGTGCTATGAAATAACATTTGTTATGATTTAGTGCTGTATAAGTAAAACTGAATTGAACTTACCATAAATGCAGATATGCTTGATATACATCTTATGTAAACttcataaacaagtttttatacagtaagacaatttgtgattgtgatgatttttttattgatggTCAACAAAATGGGGCCATTCAAAACCTCCTTCCTCTGTAAACTATCTTCTAGTGGCTGACACAACACGTGCAGGTGAGGGCTGTTCAGAAAACCACGGGCCCAGCGGACAACTTGTCTGTATGCTGTCAGTATTGATTGTCTTGTACCAATGgcatcaaaaagtgacttacaggTAGTTGTGACCTACCTAAATATAGGCAACTTGTAATTGAAGAAAACACAATTATTCAGATGGCTTTCAAATCTTTAATatactatgtatttatacatacaagtaTTTAGCTCAGAGTAATAAATGATCTCTGCCCTGAACACACTCATGTCTGCTGGCCTGGAGAGGTCTATACTCCTGTCTGAAGTGCATACAGGCGATCTGTAGCACATGGGTTCAGACCtgatacacacagactcatggggaatcctgtcatggtggggacctaaattgaggtcagaaagtttcctgtaaggggt
The genomic region above belongs to Onychostoma macrolepis isolate SWU-2019 chromosome 01, ASM1243209v1, whole genome shotgun sequence and contains:
- the LOC131540543 gene encoding sterile alpha motif domain-containing protein 3-like, coding for MVLERANEIYRKDGTVLTTPNVKSDILEKLAQAIFTYTAYPSSLQIISAAEALIKAHPCLTDQGSFSGLYAWQMSIKYKMANYRTKLRGFGIPEVTCNALKHKHPDDRKSAKNVKKPRRAEVNYLPSYPVGEDEKTLEKEREELVSELKKKNNEEIIKEKMNKTFAHRRHEIINQCPSVQDIKERWPALFQPSQVTAEFQRITTVQLEPKFMSSLDLHTPKLLTLFRAKGGVLGQRLKTEMELLKDEHCSVDMKREVVIRCMTEFLGEHAGDLIKEFNDNEELTGIEPLVMAVIVTRTGASSDSPKDTGIVIEGVKVLKGLEGVPRACCVLLGLTYALNLHYPKHLKYTFEVFQKLLLELDASKLSNRVQSLRSKLLS